From the Platichthys flesus chromosome 6, fPlaFle2.1, whole genome shotgun sequence genome, one window contains:
- the pnp6 gene encoding purine nucleoside phosphorylase 6, translated as MEAPSCSSGRYSYEEYKETADWLRDHTEQRPKVAIICGSGLGGLADLLQNKTVLSYEKIPHFPVSTVPGHAGKLVFGSLQGHECVCMQGRFHFYEGYAMQTVTFPVRVFKLLGVETMIVTNACGGLNTNYSVGDIMLIKDHINMPGFAGQNPLCGRNDERFGDRFPCMSDAYDRDLMALAKQTAAEQGCDSFLQEGVYCMVAGPSYETIAECRALRMMGADTVGMSTVPEVVVARHCGLRVLGLSLVTNMTVTDYDSHEKANHKEVLETTRHRAKDLERLVSHLITKI; from the exons ATGGAGGCTCCGTCCTGCTCAAGCGGCAG ATATAGTTATGAGGAGTACAAAGAGACAGCAGACTGGCTGAGGGACCACACAGAGCAGCGTCCGAAGGTGGCCATCATCTGTGGCTCCGGCCTGGGGGGTCTGGCTGACCTGCTGCAAAACAAGACTGTCTTAAGTTATGAGAAGATCCCTCATTTCCCCGTCAGCACCG TGCCAGGTCATGCCGGGAAGCTGGTGTTCGGGAGCCTGCAGGGCCACGAGTGCGTCTGTATGCAGGGGCGCTTCCACTTCTACGAGGGCTACGCCATGCAAACT gtgaCGTTCCCGGTCCGAGTCTTCAAACTGCTGGGTGTGGAAACCATGATTGTGACGAATGCGTGCGGGGGACTCAACACCAACTACAGCGTGGGAGACATCATGCTCATCAAGGATCACATCAACATGCCGGGCTTTGCAGGACAGAACCCGCTCTGTGGCCGCAACGATGAGAg GTTTGGAGATCGTTTCCCTTGCATGTCGGATGCATATGACCGAGACTTGATGGCTCTGGCCAAGCAAACAGCAGCGGAGCAGGGCTGCGACAGTTTCCTGCAGGAGGGAGTTTACTGCATGGTGGCTGGACCGTCATATGAGACCATTGCAGAGTGCAGAGCTCTGCGGATGATGGGGGCTGACACTGTTG gtatGAGTACAGTCCCCGAGGTGGTGGTGGCTCGTCATTGCGGCCTGCGTGTCCTGGGTCTGTCCCTCGTCACCAACATGACGGTGACAGATTATGACAGCCATGAGAAGGCAAACCACAAGGAGGTGCTGGAGACCACCCGGCATCGAGCCAAGGACCTGGAGAGGCTCGTCAGCCACCTCATCACCAAGATCTAG